One genomic window of Anaeromyxobacter diazotrophicus includes the following:
- a CDS encoding AMP-dependent synthetase/ligase, whose translation MNLEPPRTVPALFLQRVGKTPSAEAFRHRVGDAWVSLTWRDTERRVRAIACGLRALGLQGEERCAIISSTRIEWILCDLGILCAGGATTTIYPSSTREECAFILSDSESAYAFVEDRAQLEKLARRRAELPALRHVIVLAPGLDPRLAGGDGWALTLEALEALGEAEHARHPGRFEELAEAVRPDALATLVYTSGTTGRPKGVELLHQGWVAQAESVERAGILDHPEPLQYFWLPLSHVFGKMIGTAQLQIGFPTAVDGRVEKLVENLAVVRPTFVCAVPRIFEKVYQRVLLQVREGGLAKRAVFRWALGAGRERARALREGRAPGPLLRLRWAVADRLVFERVRALFGGRLRFFVSGSAPLSREVSDLFEAAGLLILEGYGLTESSAATHVDLPHRHRPGSVGPALPGVEVKLAPDGEILMRGPWIMRGYHGLHEATAEALQDGWLHTGDVGVLDADGYLTITDRKKDLIKTSGGKYVAPQELEGRLKALSPLVSQVLVHGDRRNYVSALVTLDPAALQAWVDRQGLAGRDPAQLTGHPALRADLQRALDALNAGLPRFANVKRFTVLPAEFSEAAGEVTPSQKLRRKLIEQRYHEVLDAMYGEQLRAP comes from the coding sequence GTGAACCTCGAACCACCACGCACCGTTCCAGCCCTCTTCCTCCAGCGCGTCGGCAAGACGCCGTCGGCGGAGGCGTTCCGCCACCGCGTGGGCGACGCCTGGGTGAGCCTCACCTGGCGCGACACGGAGCGCCGCGTCCGCGCCATCGCCTGCGGCCTGCGCGCGCTCGGGCTCCAGGGCGAGGAGCGCTGCGCCATCATCTCCTCGACCCGCATCGAGTGGATCCTGTGCGACCTCGGGATCCTCTGCGCCGGCGGGGCCACCACCACCATCTACCCCTCCAGCACGCGCGAGGAGTGCGCCTTCATCCTCTCGGACTCCGAGAGCGCCTACGCGTTCGTGGAGGACCGGGCGCAGCTCGAGAAGCTGGCGCGGCGGCGGGCCGAGCTCCCCGCGCTGCGGCACGTGATCGTGCTCGCCCCGGGCCTCGACCCGCGGCTGGCGGGCGGCGACGGGTGGGCGCTCACGCTCGAGGCGCTCGAGGCGCTCGGCGAGGCGGAGCACGCGCGCCACCCCGGGCGGTTCGAGGAGCTGGCGGAGGCGGTGCGGCCCGACGCGCTCGCCACGCTGGTCTACACCTCCGGCACCACCGGGCGCCCGAAGGGCGTCGAGCTCCTGCACCAGGGCTGGGTGGCGCAGGCGGAGAGCGTGGAGCGCGCCGGCATCCTCGACCACCCGGAGCCGCTCCAGTACTTCTGGCTGCCGCTGTCGCACGTCTTCGGGAAGATGATCGGCACCGCCCAGCTGCAGATCGGCTTCCCCACCGCCGTGGACGGGCGGGTGGAGAAGCTGGTCGAGAACCTGGCGGTGGTGCGCCCGACCTTCGTCTGCGCCGTGCCGCGGATCTTCGAGAAGGTGTACCAGCGCGTCCTCCTGCAGGTGCGCGAGGGCGGGCTCGCCAAGCGGGCCGTGTTCCGCTGGGCGCTCGGGGCCGGGCGGGAGCGGGCGCGCGCGCTGCGCGAGGGCCGCGCGCCGGGCCCGCTCCTGCGGCTGCGCTGGGCGGTCGCCGACCGGCTCGTCTTCGAGCGGGTGCGCGCGCTCTTCGGCGGGCGGCTGCGCTTCTTCGTGTCGGGCAGCGCGCCGCTGTCGCGCGAGGTGAGCGACCTGTTCGAGGCGGCCGGCCTGCTCATCCTGGAGGGCTACGGCCTCACCGAGTCGTCCGCCGCCACCCACGTCGACCTGCCGCACCGCCACCGCCCCGGCTCCGTCGGCCCGGCGCTGCCCGGGGTCGAGGTGAAGCTGGCCCCGGACGGCGAGATCCTCATGCGCGGCCCGTGGATCATGCGCGGCTACCACGGGCTGCACGAGGCGACCGCCGAGGCGCTGCAGGACGGGTGGCTCCACACCGGGGACGTGGGCGTGCTCGACGCCGACGGCTACCTCACCATCACCGACCGGAAGAAGGACCTCATCAAGACCTCCGGCGGGAAGTACGTGGCGCCCCAGGAGCTCGAGGGACGGCTGAAGGCGCTCTCGCCGCTCGTGTCCCAGGTGCTCGTGCACGGCGACCGCAGGAACTACGTCTCCGCGCTCGTCACCCTCGACCCGGCCGCGCTGCAGGCGTGGGTGGATCGGCAGGGCCTCGCCGGCCGCGACCCGGCCCAGCTCACCGGGCACCCGGCGCTGCGCGCCGACCTGCAGCGGGCGCTCGACGCGCTCAACGCCGGCCTGCCGCGCTTCGCGAACGTGAAGCGCTTCACCGTGCTCCCCGCCGAGTTCAGCGAGGCCGCCGGCGAGGTCACCCCCAGCCAGAAGCTGCGCCGCAAGCTCATCGAGCAGCGCTACCACGAGGTGCTCGACGCGATGTACGGGGAGCAGCTCCGGGCGCCCTGA
- a CDS encoding secondary thiamine-phosphate synthase enzyme YjbQ, translated as MRSQTLEIATRARCELVELTGQVRAAVARAGLAAGAVLVYSPHTTAGVTIQENADPDVRRDLLLALENAVPDAAPRGAYRHGEGNSPAHVKTALLGASQLVPVEGGELQLGTWQGVFLVELDGPRRRQVLLRFLADAP; from the coding sequence ATGCGCTCCCAGACCCTGGAGATCGCCACCCGCGCCCGCTGCGAGCTCGTCGAGCTCACGGGCCAGGTCCGGGCGGCCGTGGCGCGCGCCGGCCTCGCCGCCGGCGCGGTGCTCGTCTACAGCCCGCACACCACCGCCGGCGTGACCATCCAGGAGAACGCCGACCCGGACGTGCGGCGCGACCTGCTGCTCGCGCTCGAGAACGCCGTGCCGGACGCCGCCCCGCGCGGCGCTTACCGCCACGGCGAGGGCAACTCCCCGGCCCACGTGAAGACCGCCCTGCTCGGCGCCTCGCAGCTCGTGCCGGTCGAGGGCGGCGAGCTGCAGCTCGGCACCTGGCAGGGCGTCTTCCTGGTCGAGCTCGACGGGCCCCGGCGGCGGCAGGTCCTGCTCCGCTTCCTGGCGGACGCGCCGTGA